The nucleotide sequence GCCGCGCTGCACGCCCTGGACGCGATCCGGGCGACGCTCGCCGGGGTGGTGCTGACCTGCGAGGTGCGGACGGTCGCGGCCGACGCGCAGTGGCTCAGCCCCGCCCACGGCCGGGACTCGGTGGCGCTGCACTTCACCTGGATCGAGGACACGGCAGCCGTGCTGCCCGCCGTGCGCGCGGTGGAGGCGGCGCTCGGTGTCCTCGACGCCCGGCCGCACTGGGGCAAGGTGTTCGAGATGCCGTCGGCGGTGGTGCGGGAGCGGTTCCCGAGGCTGGCCGACTTCCGCGCGCTGGCCGCCGAGCTGGACCCGGCCGGGAAGTTCGCCAACGAATTCGTGCGGGAGGTTCTTTCCTAGACCCTCTAGGATATGAGCTAAGCATCCAAGGAGGTGGGTCCATGGCACGCGCGGGGATCACGGCCGACCGGCTGGTCGCGGCCGCCGCCGAGCTCGCGGACGAGGCCGGCTTCGAGCACGTCACCCTCTCCGCCCTGGCCCGGCGCTTCGGGGTGAGGGACGCGAGCCTCTACTCGCACGTCCGGAACCTCAACGACCTGCGCGCCCGGCTGGCGCTGTACGCGGGCGGCGAGCTGATCGACCGCATCGCGGCGGCGGTCGCCGGACGCGCGGGCCGGGACGCGCTGACCGCGTTCGCGGACGCCTACCGGGCCTACGCCCATGAGCACCCCGGCCGGTACGCGGCCACCCAGATCCGCGTCGACCAGTCCCTGATCGCGGACTCGGCCGCCCTGCGCCGCACCGCCGAGATCACCTACGGCATGCTGCGCGCCTACGGCCTCGCCGAGCCCGACCTCACGGACGCGGTACGCCTGCTGCGCAGCACCTTCCACGGCTACTGCGTGCTGGAGTCGGCGGGCGGCTTCGGCGCCGACCGCGATGTGGACGCCTCCTGGGACAAGGGGGTCGAGGCACTGCACCGGGCACTCGAGAACTGGCCGCGGGAGGACCAGGGATGACACCGGACTTCGACATCACGGGTACGGGACCCGTGCTGCTGCTCCTGCCGGGCGGCGCCGGGCACCCGATGGGCCTGGGTCCGCTGACCGCGCGGCTGGCACACCGGTTCACCGTGGTGACGTACGACCCGCTGGGCCTGGCCCACGGCCGCCTCGGACAGCCGGTGGCGGACCAGCGGCCGCAGGACTGGGCCGACGGCGCCGACCGGGTGCTGGCGGCGGTGCTGCCGCCCGGTGGGCGGGGGTACGTCTTCGGGACCAGCTCGGGCGGTGTCGCGGCGCTCGCGCTGGCCGCGCGGCATCCGGAGCGGCTGGCGCACGTGGTCGCGCACGAGCCGCCGTGCGCGCTGGTGCTGCCGGACGGGGCCGAGCGGCGGCGGGAGCTGATCGCCGCGCTGGACGGGCCGGACCGGCCGCCCGCGGAGGGGCCGGAGGCGACCCCGATGGGGGTCTTCCTCGCGCATGTCCTGCGTCCGTTCACCGCGTACGTCCCCGCGCCCCGGCCGCCTCGGCCGCCCCGGCTGACGCTGGCCGCGGGTACGGATGCACGCGGCCAACTCCCGCACCGCGTGGCCGAGTTCCTGGCGGACGGGTCTTTGCTGGAACTCCCCGGTGGCCATCTGGGCACGCTGGAGCACCCGGTGGAGTTCGCGGACCGGCTCACCGAGGCCCTGGAGTCGTCTAGCGTCGAGGGATGAGCACCGACCTGGCCACCGCACTGACCGAGGGTCCGCCGCTCGTCCTGGACGGCGGGCTCTCCAACCAGCTCGCGGCAGCCGGACACGACCTGAGCGACGAGCTGTGGTCGGCGCGGCTGCTCGCGGAGGACCCGGGCGCGATCACCGAAGCCCACCTCGCCTACTACACGGCCGGCGCCGACGTGGCGATCACCGCCAGCTACCAGGCCACCTTCGAGGGCTTCGCGGGGCGCGGCATCGACCGTGCGGAAGCCGCACGCCTGCTGAGGTCCAGCGTGGAGCTGGCCCGAGAGGCCGCCCGGCGCGCCGAGGTCACCCGCCCCCTGTGGGTGGCGGCCTCGGTGGGCCCGTACGGCGCGATGCTCGCGGACGGCTCCGAGTACCGGGGCCGGTACGGCCTGAGCGGCGCCGAGCTG is from Streptomyces seoulensis and encodes:
- a CDS encoding alpha/beta fold hydrolase translates to MTPDFDITGTGPVLLLLPGGAGHPMGLGPLTARLAHRFTVVTYDPLGLAHGRLGQPVADQRPQDWADGADRVLAAVLPPGGRGYVFGTSSGGVAALALAARHPERLAHVVAHEPPCALVLPDGAERRRELIAALDGPDRPPAEGPEATPMGVFLAHVLRPFTAYVPAPRPPRPPRLTLAAGTDARGQLPHRVAEFLADGSLLELPGGHLGTLEHPVEFADRLTEALESSSVEG
- a CDS encoding TetR/AcrR family transcriptional regulator, whose translation is MARAGITADRLVAAAAELADEAGFEHVTLSALARRFGVRDASLYSHVRNLNDLRARLALYAGGELIDRIAAAVAGRAGRDALTAFADAYRAYAHEHPGRYAATQIRVDQSLIADSAALRRTAEITYGMLRAYGLAEPDLTDAVRLLRSTFHGYCVLESAGGFGADRDVDASWDKGVEALHRALENWPREDQG